One Spiroplasma endosymbiont of Dioctria linearis DNA segment encodes these proteins:
- a CDS encoding bifunctional oligoribonuclease/PAP phosphatase NrnA: MFKKLIKLINENKKIILLRHIYPDFDAIGSQMSLYQFINDNFKNKDIKLGGILPNEYKCIGKTQVLKQNDFQDSLVIITDTATKQRIDIEDLNWLKSASDIFKIDHHVSVDQYGTMEIVDDSYPATCELLTELYNKSKLAFSEQTAYYLFHGLVTDTDRFMYRNVTSRTFEMASVLLKKGFNISDAYKNIYGLTEQEVKLKGYILSNYKISKQKIAYIILSKEIMKDFKLNNFNKVSLWVNMLGEIKDANAWVFFTEENNFIRVEFRSDKCNVRDIAIKFGGGGHISASGAKLENIDECIEVINYFDKNFKAFKI; the protein is encoded by the coding sequence ATGTTTAAAAAACTTATTAAACTAATAAATGAGAATAAAAAAATAATACTCTTAAGACATATTTATCCAGATTTTGATGCTATAGGTTCACAAATGTCTTTATATCAATTTATTAATGATAACTTTAAAAATAAGGATATCAAACTAGGTGGAATTTTACCAAATGAATATAAATGTATTGGTAAAACACAAGTATTAAAGCAAAATGATTTTCAAGACTCATTAGTAATTATTACAGACACTGCAACAAAACAGAGAATCGATATTGAGGATTTAAATTGATTAAAATCCGCTTCAGATATTTTTAAAATTGATCATCATGTGAGTGTTGATCAATATGGAACAATGGAAATTGTTGATGATTCTTATCCAGCAACTTGTGAATTATTAACAGAGCTTTATAATAAATCAAAATTAGCTTTTTCAGAACAAACAGCTTATTATTTATTTCATGGCCTTGTAACAGATACAGATAGATTTATGTATAGAAATGTAACTTCTAGAACTTTTGAAATGGCAAGTGTTCTTCTAAAAAAAGGTTTTAATATAAGCGATGCTTATAAAAATATTTATGGTTTAACAGAACAAGAAGTTAAATTGAAAGGCTATATTCTAAGCAATTATAAAATTTCAAAACAAAAAATAGCCTATATTATTTTAAGTAAAGAAATAATGAAAGATTTTAAATTGAATAATTTTAATAAAGTATCGCTTTGAGTTAATATGTTAGGTGAAATTAAAGATGCTAATGCTTGAGTATTTTTTACAGAAGAGAACAACTTTATTAGAGTTGAGTTTAGATCAGATAAATGTAATGTCAGAGATATTGCAATTAAATTTGGTGGTGGTGGTCATATTAGTGCATCAGGAGCCAAATTAGAAAATATTGATGAATGTATAGAAGTTATAAATTATTTTGATAAAAATTTTAAAGCCTTTAAAATATAG
- a CDS encoding PhnE/PtxC family ABC transporter permease, translated as MNRKVNAITSRNVFAINNRYTKAPKKTFFITLSIIVFILIIFGFNMLETNWPEFFSSFGLFFERIGDLFKWDWEDFLKPDTVGIVFLNTALNSIFMTMITAFAGTIIGVLIAIPVAILAAGNIVNNKFINNTAKSFIAIFRTIPAFVYALIFVGYFGQTILTVTIVLSIFTFSITSKILFERIEHINTKIFISQQATGANKMRSFRSAVVPQISNHITSATFYALETNIRYISVIGGVTNYGIGKLIDNSRDNDDWSRVGFLLFLIVAVVILLEIIIYVLKKYILLDKDYILDEKKQKKYTTLIKKISRMNNINFYIRYIIQKDLYSSLEVAKQDKNYDLVKQIKQDIRNKKVDFLSEHNSKLKQDIISFEEFKNKNLNSKTWFIWDEKNSINVRRDKVYLTNFNFEVLKLKEEMRNNLDNSAVLEHEIYLKNLTIDEVIKKNPKRYIKRLCLYFTLFALFCYSLTFIEFSIESSQTIKDTNHNILEMFKINWLSLFIPYGYAPQSVIYLLFQTLSIAIVGTFIGAIIAYIFGILSSENIVNYYVAKFFVLITSIIRSIPTYIYAILFIALVGMGPFTATLAIAAGTVGMLTKYNREVFDDINLKVLYQLESTGLNKFQRFKYGVMPQTTSSVISYIIYRFDINFKEVAILGVVASGNMGYLLNSYFADKLFNEFGALLFGIILFTLLIEYISTTLRNKINLGINPKYIEKIILAIKHKNFSKYKANEVLGLSKDGMEFIQSEAYYAYINKQILQEAKTISKRKKVSNKHAWYLSYIKNFKLSDNLELDLIEAKNIYNTHNLKYKKLIEEFNKKRIEFIKELKNSKIQQIKDLDLNSKNLLEDKTLRKEIKKSKSFIKKSTKIRIESLEY; from the coding sequence ATGAATAGAAAAGTTAATGCGATTACTTCTAGAAATGTTTTTGCAATAAATAATAGATACACAAAAGCTCCTAAAAAAACATTTTTTATAACTCTATCTATTATAGTTTTTATATTAATAATATTTGGTTTCAATATGTTAGAAACCAACTGACCTGAATTTTTTTCATCTTTTGGCTTATTTTTTGAAAGAATTGGAGATTTATTTAAATGGGATTGAGAAGATTTTCTTAAACCAGATACTGTAGGAATAGTTTTCTTAAATACTGCTCTAAATTCTATTTTTATGACTATGATAACGGCTTTTGCTGGAACTATAATTGGTGTGCTTATAGCAATTCCTGTTGCAATTTTAGCTGCAGGAAATATTGTAAATAATAAATTTATTAATAATACTGCTAAAAGCTTTATTGCAATTTTTAGAACAATTCCTGCTTTTGTCTATGCTCTTATTTTTGTTGGATATTTTGGACAAACAATTTTAACAGTGACAATTGTTTTATCAATTTTTACATTTTCAATAACTTCAAAAATTTTATTTGAGAGAATAGAACATATAAATACAAAAATTTTTATATCACAACAAGCAACAGGGGCTAATAAAATGAGATCTTTTAGATCAGCTGTTGTGCCACAAATATCAAATCATATTACTTCAGCTACTTTTTATGCGCTAGAAACTAATATAAGATATATTTCAGTTATTGGTGGAGTTACAAATTATGGTATTGGTAAATTAATTGATAATTCAAGGGATAACGATGATTGATCTAGAGTGGGGTTTTTATTATTTCTAATAGTTGCTGTAGTAATTTTATTGGAAATAATAATATATGTATTAAAGAAATATATCTTATTAGATAAAGATTATATTTTAGATGAAAAAAAACAAAAAAAATATACCACTTTAATTAAAAAAATTTCAAGAATGAATAATATAAATTTTTATATAAGGTATATTATTCAAAAAGATTTATATTCTAGTTTAGAAGTTGCAAAACAAGATAAAAATTATGATTTAGTTAAGCAAATTAAACAGGATATAAGAAATAAAAAAGTTGATTTCTTAAGTGAACATAATTCAAAATTAAAACAAGATATAATTTCATTTGAAGAATTTAAAAATAAAAATTTAAACTCAAAAACATGATTTATTTGAGATGAAAAAAACTCAATAAATGTTAGACGAGATAAGGTTTATCTCACTAATTTTAATTTTGAAGTTCTTAAATTAAAAGAAGAAATGAGAAATAATTTAGATAATTCGGCAGTATTAGAACATGAAATTTATTTAAAGAATCTAACTATAGATGAAGTTATTAAAAAGAATCCAAAAAGATACATTAAAAGATTATGTTTATACTTTACACTTTTTGCGCTTTTTTGTTATTCATTAACTTTCATTGAATTTAGTATTGAAAGTTCACAAACTATTAAGGATACTAACCATAATATATTAGAGATGTTTAAAATAAACTGATTATCATTATTTATTCCTTATGGATATGCACCTCAATCAGTAATTTATTTATTATTTCAAACTTTATCAATTGCTATTGTTGGTACTTTTATAGGAGCAATTATAGCTTATATTTTTGGTATATTAAGTTCAGAGAATATAGTAAATTATTATGTTGCAAAATTCTTTGTACTAATAACTTCTATTATAAGATCAATTCCAACTTACATCTATGCAATTTTATTTATTGCACTAGTTGGTATGGGGCCATTTACAGCAACTCTAGCAATTGCAGCTGGAACTGTTGGTATGCTTACAAAATATAATAGAGAAGTTTTTGATGATATAAATTTAAAAGTCCTATATCAATTAGAGTCTACAGGATTAAATAAATTCCAAAGATTTAAATATGGTGTAATGCCTCAAACTACGAGTAGTGTTATTTCATACATAATTTATAGATTTGATATAAACTTTAAAGAAGTAGCAATCTTAGGTGTTGTTGCATCAGGAAATATGGGTTATTTATTAAATAGTTATTTTGCAGATAAGTTATTTAATGAATTTGGTGCTTTGCTTTTTGGTATTATACTATTTACTTTATTAATTGAATATATCTCTACAACCTTAAGAAATAAAATTAATTTAGGAATTAATCCTAAATATATTGAGAAAATAATTCTTGCAATCAAACATAAAAATTTTTCAAAATACAAAGCAAATGAAGTTTTAGGATTATCAAAAGATGGAATGGAGTTTATTCAATCAGAAGCTTATTATGCATATATTAATAAACAAATTCTTCAAGAAGCAAAAACAATTAGTAAAAGGAAAAAAGTTTCTAATAAGCATGCATGATACTTGAGTTACATTAAAAACTTTAAGTTAAGTGATAATTTAGAGTTAGATTTAATTGAAGCTAAAAATATTTATAATACTCATAATTTGAAATATAAAAAATTAATAGAAGAATTTAATAAAAAAAGAATTGAATTTATAAAAGAATTAAAAAATAGTAAGATTCAACAGATTAAAGACCTTGATTTAAATTCTAAAAATCTATTAGAAGATAAGACATTAAGGAAAGAAATAAAAAAATCAAAATCTTTTATTAAAAAGTCAACAAAAATTAGAATTGAAAGTTTAGAATATTAG
- the phnC gene encoding phosphonate ABC transporter ATP-binding protein, producing MIKFINVNKVWPNGKHVLRNINLKIEDGEFVAIIGLSGAGKTTLLKTINSINKISSGEILISWNDIEEYNLSKIKNKKLRELRNKIGLMSQEYNNLEKQTVLTNVLNSRISKVNFWRSLFGIFSKKDKEIALKSLEKLNLLDYAYIRAENLSGGQQQRIALARTLSQEPQLIIADEPVSALDPILANQVIKDFQNVNKTEKITIILNIHHVELAQKYASRIIGLKDGKIIFDGKPEQLTKKILKEVYGENY from the coding sequence ATGATAAAATTCATAAATGTAAACAAGGTTTGACCTAATGGTAAACATGTTTTAAGAAATATTAATTTAAAAATAGAGGATGGCGAGTTTGTTGCAATAATTGGGTTATCAGGGGCTGGTAAAACTACACTTTTAAAAACCATTAATAGTATAAATAAAATATCTTCGGGAGAAATATTAATTAGTTGAAATGATATTGAAGAATACAATTTAAGTAAAATAAAAAATAAAAAATTAAGAGAATTAAGAAATAAGATTGGTCTTATGTCTCAAGAATATAATAATTTAGAAAAACAAACAGTCTTAACAAATGTATTAAATTCAAGAATCTCAAAAGTGAATTTTTGAAGATCTCTTTTTGGAATATTTTCAAAAAAAGATAAGGAGATTGCATTAAAATCTTTAGAAAAACTAAATTTATTAGATTATGCATATATTAGAGCTGAAAATTTAAGTGGGGGTCAACAACAAAGAATTGCACTTGCAAGAACTTTATCTCAAGAACCTCAATTAATTATTGCAGATGAGCCAGTCTCTGCATTAGATCCAATACTTGCTAATCAGGTTATTAAGGATTTTCAAAATGTTAATAAAACTGAAAAAATAACAATAATTTTAAATATACATCATGTTGAATTAGCACAAAAATATGCTTCAAGGATTATTGGATTAAAAGATGGAAAAATTATTTTTGATGGAAAACCTGAACAGTTGACAAAGAAAATTTTAAAAGAAGTTTATGGAGAAAATTATTAA
- a CDS encoding PhnD/SsuA/transferrin family substrate-binding protein: MKKLLSILGSSSIVISSGTYVVSCNPNKDTINILFVPSQNSTEIISTVKPLEEKLAKELSKIAQADNRTSTKRVKISTSTNYEVAGKTLQDGKAHLAFLPVNTYTKYRGTEKEGVFDKQGILLNASRAGAKPETSFEKFQDDSGKFSSELAMKKVTSENSWKLSKHYNEMVKDNIDELKTQEKAKALLLDQENEASYYRSYIYANNKFLSDNNFNIDSFQDSASYHEALKELILKGTKDKNFQFTFGASKTSSSGVLYPMLWLQDVLKIGDNELKDLWQNKHEQSSYPQASQEVSSGTANYAVGFSDIRMESKISSDVENGFKNTTIIGATDPIVNDLIAYSKKTIKDETFKDDLRTAFKNLIKDKENASIFEIYNHTGYVGPISKENSFDFELATDKSITQTTNATQTLLDKMKNW, translated from the coding sequence ATGAAAAAACTACTTTCAATTTTAGGATCATCATCAATAGTTATATCTTCAGGTACATATGTAGTATCTTGTAATCCAAATAAGGATACAATAAATATATTATTTGTACCATCTCAAAATAGCACAGAAATTATAAGTACTGTAAAACCATTAGAGGAAAAATTGGCAAAGGAATTATCAAAAATTGCTCAAGCAGATAATAGAACATCTACAAAAAGAGTTAAGATATCAACTTCAACAAATTATGAAGTTGCTGGAAAAACTTTACAAGATGGAAAAGCCCATTTAGCTTTCTTACCTGTAAATACATATACAAAATATAGAGGAACAGAAAAAGAAGGAGTATTTGATAAGCAAGGAATTCTTTTAAATGCTTCAAGAGCAGGAGCAAAACCTGAGACAAGTTTTGAAAAATTTCAAGATGATAGTGGTAAATTTAGTTCAGAATTAGCAATGAAAAAAGTTACTTCGGAAAATTCATGAAAATTATCTAAGCATTATAATGAAATGGTTAAAGATAATATTGATGAATTAAAGACTCAAGAAAAGGCAAAGGCACTTTTATTAGACCAAGAGAATGAAGCATCATACTATAGATCATATATATATGCTAATAATAAATTTCTAAGTGATAACAATTTTAACATTGATTCATTTCAAGACTCTGCTAGTTATCATGAAGCATTAAAGGAATTAATTTTAAAAGGAACAAAAGATAAAAACTTCCAATTTACTTTTGGGGCTAGCAAAACATCAAGTTCAGGAGTTTTATATCCAATGCTTTGACTACAAGATGTTTTAAAAATTGGAGATAATGAATTAAAAGATTTATGACAAAATAAACATGAACAAAGTAGTTATCCTCAAGCTTCTCAAGAAGTTTCAAGTGGAACTGCAAATTATGCAGTTGGGTTTAGTGACATAAGAATGGAAAGTAAAATTTCAAGTGATGTTGAAAATGGTTTTAAAAATACAACAATAATTGGAGCAACTGATCCAATTGTTAATGATTTAATAGCTTATTCTAAAAAAACTATAAAGGATGAAACTTTTAAAGATGATTTAAGAACTGCATTTAAAAATTTAATTAAAGATAAAGAAAATGCAAGCATATTTGAAATTTACAATCATACAGGTTATGTAGGACCAATAAGTAAGGAAAATAGTTTTGATTTTGAATTAGCAACAGATAAATCAATTACTCAAACAACAAACGCAACACAAACTCTATTAGATAAGATGAAAAACTGATAG
- the pyk gene encoding pyruvate kinase, whose translation MNKFNLNEKMKRTKVITTIGPSVHSKEAIKELFDKGMTTIRLNFSHADFQEHGERFEWVKTLRKEINKPISILLDTKGPEIRIGKMKDGKQEVKVGTEVIVYTNPKDFSTRECSATEMQMSYDMSQDVKVGDTVLVDDGKLTMHVTKVEQFKVICKAFNNHLVKTNKRVNLPGIEFTLPFLAEKDYNDINFGIDNNIDYIAASFVNSADNVNEIREILKKKNAEHIQIISKIESQVGCDNIDSIIDASDGIMVARGDLGLEIPYYDVPYWEKQIIRKCRDKGKLVIVATQMLESMTDNPQPTRAEVTDVYYATELGADATMLSGESANGDFPFITVETMSTINKRAEVEFYEKNYYTKQLEKARKSSSGKRAEIANQLANTTISGSYEYAIVVSRTGELLRTISKFRPNVTILGVCDSEKLWTGFGSMHSIFMNKVDNLDAFMKDNKAISQVAKSWGAKQGERILFVRNEDIKEVTVG comes from the coding sequence ATGAATAAATTTAATTTAAATGAAAAAATGAAAAGAACAAAGGTTATTACAACTATTGGGCCAAGTGTTCACTCAAAAGAAGCTATAAAGGAATTGTTTGATAAAGGAATGACAACAATTCGTTTAAATTTCTCACATGCAGATTTTCAAGAACATGGTGAAAGATTTGAATGAGTAAAAACTTTAAGAAAAGAAATTAATAAACCAATTTCAATTTTATTGGATACAAAAGGTCCGGAAATTAGAATTGGTAAAATGAAAGATGGAAAACAAGAAGTTAAAGTTGGAACAGAAGTAATTGTTTACACAAATCCAAAAGATTTTTCTACTAGAGAATGTAGTGCAACTGAAATGCAAATGTCATATGATATGTCACAAGATGTTAAAGTAGGAGATACTGTTTTAGTAGATGATGGAAAATTAACAATGCATGTAACAAAAGTTGAACAATTTAAAGTTATTTGTAAAGCATTTAATAATCACTTAGTAAAAACTAATAAAAGAGTTAATTTACCAGGTATTGAATTTACATTACCATTTTTAGCAGAAAAAGATTATAACGATATAAATTTTGGTATTGATAATAATATTGATTATATTGCAGCGTCATTTGTTAACTCAGCAGATAATGTTAATGAAATAAGAGAAATTTTAAAAAAGAAAAATGCTGAACATATTCAAATTATTTCAAAAATAGAATCACAAGTTGGATGTGATAATATTGATTCAATTATTGATGCTTCTGATGGAATTATGGTTGCTCGTGGAGATTTGGGATTAGAAATTCCATATTATGATGTACCATATTGAGAAAAACAAATAATTAGAAAATGTAGAGATAAAGGAAAATTAGTTATTGTAGCAACTCAAATGTTAGAATCAATGACTGATAATCCACAACCAACAAGAGCTGAAGTTACTGATGTTTATTATGCTACTGAATTAGGAGCTGATGCAACTATGTTAAGTGGTGAATCAGCAAATGGGGATTTCCCATTTATTACTGTTGAAACTATGTCAACAATTAATAAGCGTGCTGAAGTGGAATTTTATGAAAAAAATTACTATACAAAACAATTAGAAAAAGCTAGAAAATCAAGTTCAGGTAAAAGAGCAGAAATTGCAAATCAGTTAGCTAATACTACAATTAGTGGAAGTTATGAGTATGCAATTGTGGTTTCAAGAACTGGTGAATTATTAAGAACTATTTCAAAATTTAGACCAAATGTTACAATCTTAGGTGTTTGTGACAGTGAAAAATTATGAACTGGTTTTGGATCAATGCACTCAATTTTCATGAATAAAGTTGATAACTTAGATGCCTTCATGAAAGATAATAAAGCAATATCACAAGTTGCAAAATCATGAGGAGCAAAACAGGGTGAAAGAATATTATTTGTTAGAAATGAAGATATTAAAGAAGTTACAGTAGGATAA
- the pyk gene encoding pyruvate kinase → MNKEIEFYEPSKIAKKIKRTKIVTTIGPSTHSKDDIRKLFEAGMNVVRLNFSHGKQEEQAEKIKSVIELRDELEKPISIMLDTKGPEIRIGKVHDGAQEIKAGTDIRVFTTQEEYLNRECKSNEMTVSYDMSIDLKPGDSVLVDDGKLTLNVINVEPGLVNCKAFNSHIVKTNKRVNLPGVEFSLPFLAQKDIDDIKFGAKVKVDYIAASFVNSADNVNEIRKILKKEKAEHIQIISKIESKIGIFNIDSIIEASDGIMVARGDLGLEIPYYEVPYWEKQMIRKCRKAGKVVVVATQMLESMTDNPQPTRAEVTDVYYATELGADATMLSGESAAGIYPFITTETMATINKRAELGFYGKIYYDRALEVARQSTTGKRAEIADELANITRNGKYEFALVLSRTGELLRTISKFRPNVTILGVCDKEELWTGFGAMHSIFMNKVKSIDQAINNKDVLIEIARSWGAKKGEEILIVKNEDIKVYQV, encoded by the coding sequence ATGAATAAAGAAATAGAATTTTATGAACCAAGTAAAATAGCGAAAAAAATAAAAAGAACTAAAATTGTTACAACAATTGGACCAAGTACACATTCAAAAGATGATATTAGAAAACTTTTTGAAGCTGGTATGAATGTTGTTCGATTGAACTTTTCACATGGAAAACAAGAAGAACAAGCAGAAAAAATTAAATCAGTTATTGAGTTAAGAGATGAGTTAGAAAAACCAATTTCAATAATGCTAGATACAAAAGGACCAGAAATTAGAATTGGGAAAGTTCATGATGGTGCTCAAGAAATAAAAGCTGGAACAGATATTAGAGTTTTTACAACACAAGAGGAATATTTAAATCGTGAATGTAAATCAAATGAAATGACAGTTTCATATGATATGAGTATTGATTTAAAACCTGGAGATAGTGTTTTAGTAGATGATGGAAAATTAACATTGAATGTTATTAATGTAGAACCAGGATTAGTCAATTGTAAAGCTTTTAATAGTCATATTGTTAAAACAAATAAAAGAGTAAATCTTCCTGGTGTTGAATTCTCTTTACCATTTTTAGCTCAAAAAGATATTGATGATATTAAATTTGGAGCTAAGGTAAAAGTTGATTATATTGCAGCGTCATTTGTTAACTCTGCAGATAATGTTAATGAAATTAGAAAAATACTAAAAAAAGAAAAGGCAGAACATATTCAAATTATTTCAAAGATAGAGTCAAAAATAGGAATTTTTAATATAGATTCAATAATTGAAGCATCAGATGGAATTATGGTTGCTCGTGGAGATTTAGGATTAGAAATACCATATTATGAAGTACCATATTGAGAAAAACAAATGATTAGAAAATGTAGAAAAGCTGGAAAAGTTGTTGTAGTAGCAACTCAAATGTTAGAATCAATGACTGATAATCCACAACCAACAAGAGCTGAAGTGACTGACGTTTATTATGCCACTGAATTAGGAGCTGATGCAACTATGTTAAGTGGTGAATCAGCTGCAGGAATTTATCCATTTATTACTACAGAAACTATGGCAACAATTAATAAAAGAGCAGAATTAGGGTTTTATGGAAAAATTTATTATGATAGAGCTTTAGAAGTAGCTCGTCAATCAACTACTGGTAAAAGAGCAGAAATTGCTGATGAATTAGCAAATATTACAAGAAATGGGAAATATGAATTTGCTCTTGTTCTTTCAAGAACTGGTGAATTATTAAGAACTATTTCAAAATTTAGACCAAATGTTACAATTTTAGGGGTTTGTGATAAAGAGGAATTATGAACTGGTTTTGGAGCAATGCATTCAATCTTTATGAATAAAGTAAAGAGCATTGATCAAGCTATTAACAATAAAGATGTCTTAATAGAGATTGCAAGATCTTGAGGGGCAAAAAAAGGCGAAGAAATTTTAATTGTAAAAAATGAAGATATTAAAGTTTATCAAGTATAA
- the pfkA gene encoding 6-phosphofructokinase codes for MIKKIGVLTSGGDAPGMNAAVASVIKTAISKGIEPYIIRDGYKGLVNNWIEKVDINFAADIISKGGTVIGSARLPEFKEESVRQKAVANLKILKIEALVVIGGDGSYQGAEKLTKMGINCVGLPGTIDNDIVSSDYTIGFDTALNTVINALDQVRDTIQSHNRCIVVEIMGNGCGDLTLYAATGSGAEVFSTKENCLSEQEIIEQVKVLHDKNKRSVIVAVAEKIYNVNELAKKIEKQTGYETRATILGHIQRGGKPTAMDRYLAVKAGIFAVEELIAGKGGLYIGMSNNNLVARDIESTLNMPKVDKNEEYKKLREINKAV; via the coding sequence ATGATAAAAAAAATAGGAGTATTAACTTCAGGAGGAGATGCTCCTGGAATGAATGCAGCTGTTGCATCAGTTATTAAAACTGCAATTTCAAAAGGAATAGAACCTTATATTATAAGAGATGGTTATAAGGGCCTTGTTAATAATTGAATTGAAAAAGTAGATATTAATTTTGCAGCAGATATTATTTCAAAAGGTGGAACAGTAATTGGTTCAGCTAGATTACCTGAATTTAAAGAAGAGTCAGTTAGGCAAAAAGCTGTTGCAAATTTAAAAATTTTAAAAATAGAAGCATTAGTTGTAATTGGTGGAGATGGAAGTTATCAAGGAGCTGAAAAATTAACAAAAATGGGAATTAATTGTGTTGGTCTTCCAGGAACAATTGATAATGATATTGTTTCTTCAGATTATACAATTGGTTTTGACACAGCTTTAAATACAGTTATTAATGCTCTAGATCAAGTGAGAGATACTATACAATCTCATAACAGATGCATAGTAGTAGAAATTATGGGAAATGGTTGTGGAGATTTAACATTATACGCTGCAACAGGAAGTGGAGCTGAAGTATTCTCTACAAAAGAAAATTGCTTATCAGAACAAGAAATTATTGAGCAAGTTAAAGTACTTCATGATAAAAATAAAAGAAGTGTAATTGTTGCTGTTGCTGAAAAAATTTATAATGTTAATGAATTAGCAAAAAAAATTGAAAAGCAAACTGGTTATGAAACAAGAGCTACAATACTTGGTCATATTCAAAGAGGTGGTAAACCAACAGCTATGGATAGATATTTAGCAGTAAAAGCAGGTATCTTTGCAGTTGAAGAATTAATAGCTGGAAAAGGTGGTTTATATATTGGAATGAGCAACAATAATTTAGTTGCAAGAGATATAGAATCAACATTAAATATGCCAAAAGTAGATAAAAATGAAGAATATAAAAAATTAAGAGAAATCAATAAAGCAGTATAG
- the hpt gene encoding hypoxanthine phosphoribosyltransferase, which translates to MKTHPLVKKILFNQEEIDKRTSELATEIESYYRQQNVKDNTVIIVGLLKGCVPFMANFIKHFNHECQTEYMVVSSYMGGTKTSGEPKINLDLNLSIKDKHVLIIEDIIDSGITLNYIKKYISFKGAKEVKIVTLLDKKEGRVIPIKSDWVGFEIENEFVIGYGLDYDERLRNLPYIAVCDVEKIENWKWK; encoded by the coding sequence ATGAAAACACATCCTTTAGTCAAAAAGATTTTATTTAATCAAGAAGAGATTGACAAAAGAACTAGTGAATTGGCAACAGAAATTGAAAGTTATTATAGACAACAAAATGTAAAGGATAATACAGTTATAATTGTAGGACTATTAAAAGGTTGTGTTCCTTTTATGGCAAATTTTATTAAGCATTTTAATCACGAGTGTCAAACAGAGTATATGGTTGTTTCATCGTATATGGGTGGAACAAAAACTAGTGGAGAGCCAAAGATTAACTTAGATTTAAATTTATCAATTAAAGATAAGCATGTTTTAATAATTGAAGACATAATTGATTCAGGAATAACACTAAATTATATTAAAAAGTATATTTCTTTTAAAGGAGCTAAGGAAGTCAAAATAGTGACTCTTTTAGATAAAAAAGAAGGTAGAGTTATTCCAATTAAATCAGATTGAGTTGGTTTTGAAATTGAAAATGAATTTGTAATTGGCTATGGTTTAGATTATGATGAAAGATTGAGAAATCTTCCTTACATTGCGGTTTGTGATGTTGAAAAAATAGAGAATTGAAAATGAAAATAA
- the ruvX gene encoding Holliday junction resolvase RuvX, whose translation MAKYIGLDLGSKTIGIATSEGYFSNPKETIRFQEYNFLEAVNKLSTFLNKEGFEEIVIGYPKNMNGSSGERVEMVEQFIEICLEQKIVNEEQIKRVDERLTTRLAKQIMISADFSRKKQKENKDQLAAKLILETYLNSIK comes from the coding sequence ATGGCTAAATATATTGGATTAGATCTTGGTAGTAAAACAATTGGTATTGCAACAAGTGAAGGTTATTTCTCAAATCCAAAAGAAACAATTAGATTTCAAGAGTATAACTTTTTAGAGGCAGTTAATAAATTAAGTACTTTTTTAAATAAGGAAGGTTTTGAAGAAATAGTGATAGGTTATCCTAAAAATATGAATGGTTCTTCTGGTGAAAGAGTTGAAATGGTCGAACAATTTATTGAAATTTGTTTAGAACAAAAAATTGTGAATGAAGAACAAATTAAAAGAGTTGATGAGAGATTAACTACAAGACTGGCAAAACAAATAATGATCTCAGCTGATTTTAGTAGAAAAAAACAAAAAGAAAATAAAGACCAATTAGCAGCTAAATTAATTTTAGAAACCTATTTGAACTCAATTAAGTAG